A stretch of Primulina tabacum isolate GXHZ01 chromosome 13, ASM2559414v2, whole genome shotgun sequence DNA encodes these proteins:
- the LOC142522149 gene encoding uncharacterized protein LOC142522149 isoform X1 — translation MEPPGAVASAVEDTERRLIALRDRIIRATIRPKDTLLRLINSELSFLSRISVSTPSSSPYSFNVGHLEAVAHVLQLPSITGVSRVCKSISLSPYHSIYVDIVCSINGNPVWFIVSDRNPRHISWEGGPSEKNKGLKFKIEQVVDAASQAPVTLKPSSLVLFFSNGLDEKICQKMKNEYESIDLEMDPFSYEEFELEHEWTNVVLGRSFTQARVIQIKVDRNCHETNEKNLSSSSRLDRLVPCDKIDEFSDLNPGKSFWSLISGMKCWCCSLDDDTAPEVGFLKVSLGDVDAKLVNLDTTAMIAMVSGISNGGTERLLATPKSELIVRFKGNYEFVIAQVNSEIQSPIHSELSAVISRKRGIICQSVYSEFQELISMYGGPNEKIRAKCVLKLLKVVPDCPSTRLASLKTTRKLALKNKVVFGTGDYWYALTLTANMAFVRAVSQTGMSLSVFEHRPRALIGD, via the exons ATGGAGCCGCCCGGAGCCGTCGCCTCTGCGGTGGAGGATACCGAGAGAAGGTTAATTGCGCTCAGGGACCGGATAATTCGCGCCACGATTAGACCCAAAGACACGCTCCTTCGACTGATCAACTCCGAGCTATCCTTTCTCAGCCGTATCTCCGTCTCCACTCCGTCTTCTTCTCCTTACAG TTTCAATGTTGGTCACTTAGAGGCCGTGGCTCACGTTCTTCAGCTACCATCCATAACTGGGGTATCGCGCGTTTGCAAGTCGATTTCTTTATCCCCTTACCATAGTATTTACGTTGATATAGTTTGTTCTATCAATGGAAATCCGGTGTGGTTCATTGTATCTGACAGAAATCCTAGACACATTTCGTGGGAGGGCGGACCTTCCGAGAAGAACAAGGgattgaaatttaaaattgaacAAGTTGTTGATGCAGCTAGTCAAGCGCCTGTGACGCTAAAGCCGTCTTCTCTTGTGCTTTTTTTCTCAAATGGGCTTGATGAGAAAATTTGCCAGAAGATGAAAAATGAATATGAAAGTATCGATTTGGAAATGGACCCGTTTTCCTATGAAGAGTTTGAACTGGAGCATGAATGGACAAACGTGGTCCTTGGGAGATCATTCACCCAGGCTCGTGTTATTCAAATAAAGGTTGACCGGAACTGTCACGAGACAAATGAGAAAAATCTTTCAAGTTCTTCGAGGTTGGACAGGCTGGTCCCTTGCGACAAGATTGATGAATTCTCTGATTTGAATCCAGGGAAGTCTTTCTGGTCTCTAATATCTGGGATGAAGTGTTGGTGCTGCTCTTTGGACGATGATACAGCACCAGAGGTTGGATTTTTGAAGGTTTCTTTGGGTGATGTGGATGCCAAATTGGTTAATTTGGACACAACTGCAATGATTGCGATGGTTTCAGGGATCAGTAATGGAGGCACTGAAAGACTTTTGGCTACACCGAAGAGTGAGTTGATAGTTCGTTTTAAAGGCAactatgagtttgtgattgCCCAG GTCAATTCTGAAATTCAAAGTCCAATCCACAGTGAACTGTCTGCTGTAATATCCAGAAAAAGAGGAATTATATGTCAAAGTGTTTATTCAGAGTTCCAGGAACTTATTTCAATGTATGGTGGACCTAACGAAAAAATAAGAGCCAAATGCGTTCTGAAGTTGCTCAA GGTAGTGCCTGATTGTCCATCAACACGTCTGGCGAGCCTTAAAACAACTAGAAAACTTGCTTTAAAAAACAAGGTGGTTTTTGGCACTGGTGATTACTGGTATGCTCTTACCTTAACGGCAAACATGGCTTTTGTCCGAGCTGTTTCACAGACAGGAATGTCTTTATCTGTTTTCGAGCATAGACCACGGGCACTAATTGGTGACTAA
- the LOC142522149 gene encoding uncharacterized protein LOC142522149 isoform X2, which yields MEPPGAVASAVEDTERRLIALRDRIIRATIRPKDTLLRLINSELSFLSRISVSTPSSSPYSFNVGHLEAVAHVLQLPSITGVSRVCKSISLSPYHSIYVDIVCSINGNPVWFIVSDRNPRHISWEGGPSEKNKGLKFKIEQVVDAASQAPVTLKPSSLVLFFSNGLDEKICQKMKNEYESIDLEMDPFSYEEFELEHEWTNVVLGRSFTQARVIQIKVDRNCHETNEKNLSSSSRLDRLVPCDKIDEFSDLNPGKSFWSLISGMKCWCCSLDDDTAPEVGFLKVSLGDVDAKLVNLDTTAMIAMVSGISNGGTERLLATPKSELIVRFKGNYEFVIAQVNSEIQSPIHSELSAVISRKRGIICQSVYSEFQELISMYGGPNEKIRAKCVLKLLNA from the exons ATGGAGCCGCCCGGAGCCGTCGCCTCTGCGGTGGAGGATACCGAGAGAAGGTTAATTGCGCTCAGGGACCGGATAATTCGCGCCACGATTAGACCCAAAGACACGCTCCTTCGACTGATCAACTCCGAGCTATCCTTTCTCAGCCGTATCTCCGTCTCCACTCCGTCTTCTTCTCCTTACAG TTTCAATGTTGGTCACTTAGAGGCCGTGGCTCACGTTCTTCAGCTACCATCCATAACTGGGGTATCGCGCGTTTGCAAGTCGATTTCTTTATCCCCTTACCATAGTATTTACGTTGATATAGTTTGTTCTATCAATGGAAATCCGGTGTGGTTCATTGTATCTGACAGAAATCCTAGACACATTTCGTGGGAGGGCGGACCTTCCGAGAAGAACAAGGgattgaaatttaaaattgaacAAGTTGTTGATGCAGCTAGTCAAGCGCCTGTGACGCTAAAGCCGTCTTCTCTTGTGCTTTTTTTCTCAAATGGGCTTGATGAGAAAATTTGCCAGAAGATGAAAAATGAATATGAAAGTATCGATTTGGAAATGGACCCGTTTTCCTATGAAGAGTTTGAACTGGAGCATGAATGGACAAACGTGGTCCTTGGGAGATCATTCACCCAGGCTCGTGTTATTCAAATAAAGGTTGACCGGAACTGTCACGAGACAAATGAGAAAAATCTTTCAAGTTCTTCGAGGTTGGACAGGCTGGTCCCTTGCGACAAGATTGATGAATTCTCTGATTTGAATCCAGGGAAGTCTTTCTGGTCTCTAATATCTGGGATGAAGTGTTGGTGCTGCTCTTTGGACGATGATACAGCACCAGAGGTTGGATTTTTGAAGGTTTCTTTGGGTGATGTGGATGCCAAATTGGTTAATTTGGACACAACTGCAATGATTGCGATGGTTTCAGGGATCAGTAATGGAGGCACTGAAAGACTTTTGGCTACACCGAAGAGTGAGTTGATAGTTCGTTTTAAAGGCAactatgagtttgtgattgCCCAG GTCAATTCTGAAATTCAAAGTCCAATCCACAGTGAACTGTCTGCTGTAATATCCAGAAAAAGAGGAATTATATGTCAAAGTGTTTATTCAGAGTTCCAGGAACTTATTTCAATGTATGGTGGACCTAACGAAAAAATAAGAGCCAAATGCGTTCTGAAGTTGCTCAA TGCCTGA
- the LOC142522947 gene encoding uncharacterized protein LOC142522947: protein MEEESIEAAAAARRERLRALKAAQELLNTPDDDAAVVKPQQASTEGDRNDVEPQNQSDDEEEDAGEDNVNMKFRNYLPHDKQLQEGKVTPPVLPKFEDPVLAAPPEEEKTEDPFLNIAPKKPNWDLRRDVQKRLDKLERRTQKAMLILMEREEQKRSAAEDNDMA from the exons ATGGAAGAGGAATCGATTGAGGCGGCGGCGGCCGCGCGGCGGGAGAGGCTCAGAGCGCTTAAAGCCGCTCAAGAGCTCCTCAACACTCCCGATGACGATGCTGCTGTTGTTAAACCTCAACAAGCTAGTACAGAAGGGGATCGCAACGATGTGGAACCTCAAAATCAATccgatgatgaagaagaagatgcAGGAGAGGA CAATGTCAATATGAAATTCCGAAACTATCTTCCTCATGACAAGCAGCTTCAAGAAGGCAAAGTCACCCCGCCTGTGCTACCGAAATTTGAAGACCCCGTCCTGGCAGCACCTCCGGAGGAGGAGAAAACGGAG GATCCATTTCTAAACATTGCTCCAAAGAAACCAAATTGGGACCTGAGAAGAGATGTACAGAAAAGGCTTGACAAGCTTGAAAGACGCACTCAGAAGGCAATGCTGATACTCATGG AACGAGAGGAACAAAAAAGGAGTGCTGCAGAAGATAACGACATGGCATGA
- the LOC142522946 gene encoding uncharacterized protein LOC142522946: protein MGCLLSTPNDTGGNRRRPSNIGEVSVFVPCLRIPKPVDFSQSLGDHISKSLVERLSALRTRIVVMAAQEAPTITRTRRKSATQHGGSTLGDLLLALEDYLPVILGLVKNGSPLQHKVQFVWVNQEDEAEETEMFSTWYEILSVLHLMAMLALSQANLLLLPRTSIDGYQPKSSEENRRSSVDVFLKAAGYLDCAVRHVLPHFPNELRRNLPVDLAEGVLRALCLQALGQGVDIQLGLAIDSAKATLAVKRRLACEMVKYWQQAQDNIMNLPLANGWGEKHSLFVKWKHIEAKAAAYYYHGLILDEGNTEKSHGMAVAALQAADEYLKESKKTGEAFNASVPVSRNTPLWGTMKYLSEKIPKDTSSKVRINKDLYTYEKIMETAPTLPDFALALKPDEYQLPLMDSSWNDEEAHASVKV from the exons ATGGGATGCCTACTATCAACTCCTAATGATACAGGTGGAAACAGGAGGAGGCCATCAAATATTGGGGAGGTTTCTGTATTTGTCCCATGTTTACGGATCCCTAAGCCTGTTGATTTCTCTCAGTCATTAGGTGATCACATCTCTAAAAGCTTAGTTGAACGCCTTTCGGCTCTCAGAACCAGAATAGTAGTCATGGCAGCGCAAGAAGCTCCGACGATTACAAGAACACGACGGAAAAGTGCTACTCAACATG GAGGTTCAACTCTGGGTGATCTTCTTTTGGCTCTGGAAGACTATTTGCCGGTTATTTTGGGATTGGTTAAAAATG GTAGTCCATTGCAACACAAAGTACAGTTTGTTTGGGTTAATCAAGAGGACGAAGCAGAG GAAACGGAAATGTTTAGCACTTGGTATGAAATATTATCCGTTTTGCACTTGATGGCCATGCTAGCATTATCACAAGCCAATCTATTACTTCTCCCTAGAACATCCATTGATGGCTATCAGCCAAAGTCATCAGAAG AAAATCGTCGATCTTCTGTTGATGTTTTCTTGAAGGCTGCAGGTTACCTTGATTGTGCTGTCCGACATGTTCTCCCACATTTTCCCAATGAACTAAG GAGAAATCTTCCTGTGGATCTTGCTGAAGGAGTTCTACGAGCACTTTGCCTCCAAGCACTAGGGCAG GGTGTTGATATTCAGCTGGGACTTGCAATCGATAGTGCCAAGGCCACCCTAGCTGTGAAAAGAAGACTTGCTTGTGAGATGGTAAAATACTGGCAGCAG GCCCAAGATAACATCATGAACCTTCCACTGGCAAATGGTTGGGGAGAAAAGCATTCGCTATTCGTGAAGTGGAAACACATTGAGGCTAAG GCTGCAGCATACTACTACCATGGTTTAATTCTCGACGAGGGGAATACAGAGAAGTCCCATGGGATGGCCGTTGCTGCTCTGCAAGCAGCAGACGAATATCTCAAAGAGAGCAAGAAGACAGGTGAAGCTTTTAATGCATCAGTTCCTGTCTCTAG GAACACCCCACTTTGGGGAACCATGAAGTATCTGTCTGAAAAGATTCCTAAGGACACTTCTAGCAAGGTGCGAATCAACAAGGATCTTTACACTTACGAAAA AATTATGGAGACAGCACCTACATTACCAGACTTTGCTTTGGCTCTGAAACCTGATGAATACCAGCTTCCTCTTATGGATTCCTCTTGGAATGATGAAGAAGCTCACGCTTCCGTTAAAGTGTAA
- the LOC142523362 gene encoding CDT1-like protein a, chloroplastic: protein MKDSGEENNAQELNATGHVISFSDGSKNEGETHNQCVDFSSPTPVKMNEPSRVKCGEAPVEELPKNYGILSEFYGCMISSLRMLKLRNRAPTFKNISCLVEILTGRKFLFTHIAQIKHILPEAVQIDKILIHDDKTKCMKPDMKITLLFDVVDDHCEESVFVGLSNLFSSRLRDFYVAHPEDTHVPEATLPEPFNQRSFTVQEDPVLKDLSVSRDTDTISLSHSPPFRRFFSKKAGVPEIEKTNLLSPLKSAGVINEENKKTMMFSDYPSEASIRESTPVKLASSGDIQLVETPVQITPLRITPPNALVLTCEDESKTTASQNCKQPSSTAKKSLDFYCSDGNVTKNSHKEITFCLSDLVLLIHKIFQSVNFCPITKEELLHKIILYNCEIDDRDEVEKQIEHLEKLVPDWFYKKLVSSGDVLYNVKKESDLNLVCERINII, encoded by the exons ATGAAAGACTCGGGAGAGGAAAATAATGCTCAAGAATTGAACGCAACCGGCCACGTTATCTCTTTCTCTGACGGTTCAAAAAATGAAGGTGAAACCCATAATCAATGTGTGGACTTTTCATCGCCTACACCGGTGAAAATGAACGAGCCTTCGCGGGTTAAATGCGGGGAAGCGCCGGTTGAGGAACTCCCTAAGAA TTATGGGATCTTATCGGAGTTTTACGGTTGTATGATTAGTTCATTGAGGATGCTCAAACTGCGTAACAGGGCACCTACCTTTAAGAACATTAGCTGTCTTGTTGAAATTCTGACTGGAAG GAAATTCCTATTCACGCATATTGCACAGATAAAACATATACTACCCGAAGCAGTTCAGATCGATAAGATTCTCATACATGATGATAAAACTAAGTGCATGAAGCCAGATATGAAGATCACATTGCTCTTTGATGTTGTAGATGATCACTGTGAGGAATCTGTGTTTGTTGGTCTAAGCAATCTTTTCTCTTCGAGGCTAAGAGATTTTTATGTAGCACATCCTGAG GATACACATGTCCCTGAAGCTACACTACCGGAGCCATTCAACCAGAGAAGTTTCACAGTCCAAGAAGACCCAGTTCTTAAGGACTTGTCAGTGTCACGTGACACAGATACGATAAGTTTATCTCATTCTCCTCCTTTTAGAAGATTCTTCTCTAAAAAGGCTGGTGTTCCAGAAATAGAGAAGACTAATCTCCTCTCACCTCTTAAATCCGCTGGTGTAATTAATGAAGAGAATAAAAAGACAATGATGTTTTCAGATTATCCTTCTGAAGCCAGCATACGTGAGAGCACTCCTGTTAAGCTTGCCTCGAGTGGCGATATTCAGCTGGTTGAAACACCTGTGCAAATTACTCCGTTGAGGATAACTCCACCAAATGCATTAGTGCTGACCTGTGAAGATGAGAGCAAGACAACAGCTAGCCAAAACTGCAAGCAGCCCTCTTCTACTGCTAAGAAATCATTAGATTTCTATTGCTCGGACGGCAATGTCACAAAAAATTCTCATAAGGAAATAACATTTTGTTTGTCTGATCTTGTTCTATTGATTCACAAGATATTCCAATCTGTCAATTTTTGCCCCATTACCAAGGAAGAACTTcttcataaaattattttgtacaATTGTGAGATTGATGACCGAG ATGAGGTTGAAAAACAAATAGAGCACCTTGAGAAACTGGTTCCAGATTGGTTCTATAAGAAACTTGTATCCAGTGGCGACGTTCTATATAA TGTGAAAAAGGAATCAGATTTGAATTTGGTTTGCGAAAGAATTAATATCATATGA
- the LOC142522269 gene encoding RAP domain-containing protein, chloroplastic-like — protein MEASSLLRYVTASHLASTKTIAFRTALPTGIHLGSFFQKCCCINPAKTNPRNGTSVAIHALDITDDDDGGNSMENGKGFSTSSDVDWKAEFLGEVDPYAYLPPKKRKSQPKSSSLQENAQMDWCVRARKIALKSIESRGLTAKMESMVTGEKKKKKKKKKKINQPKNDSVNLVSDEQEDLDFGIDDTDFDVDSLDKASHLRRTVSKISDGMFEERKAKNMETFVQRLSQFSGPSDRRKEINLNKVIVEAQTAAEVLEATAEVIAAVAKGLSPSPLSPLNIATALHRIAKNMEKVSMMRTRRLAFARQKEMCMLVGMAMAALPDCSAQGISNIAYALSKIGGELLYLSEMDRVAEVALTKVAEFNSQNIANLAGAFASMQHSAPKLFPELSSRASHIIHTFKPQEIAQVLWAFSSLSEAADPLLDSLDDVFKDVKQLKCSLVHETSYFDEDRARSIDNVVSDEFAVPETLTFLRDQLGNMSWSYAVLGQMNRVFFSHIWRAMSHFEEKQISEQLREDIVFASQVRLVNQCLKLEYPQLSLPEEVEEKLHRAGKTKRFNEKVTSSFQKEVARLLVSTGLDWIKEYEVNGYTLDAALVDKKVALEIDGPTHFSRNSGIPLGHTMLKQRIVTAAGWKLISVPHQEWEELQGEYEQLEYLRQILGGYAYREKIDVIA, from the exons ATGGAAGCGTCATCTTTATTGAGGTATGTCACCGCTTCTCATTTGGCATCTACAAAAACAATCGCCTTTAGAACTGCACTTCCTACTGGAATTCATCTGGGCTCCTTTTTCCAAAAGTGTTGCTGTATAAATCCTGCGAAAACAAATCCCAGAAATGGCACTTCTGTAGCTATTCATGCTTTGGATATCACTGATGATGATGATGGCGGTAATAGCATGGAAAATGGAAAGGGATTTAGTACTTCTAGTGATGTGGATTGGAAGGCGGAGTTTCTTGGGGAGGTAGACCCATATGCGTATTTGCCACCTAAGAAGAGGAAAAGTCAGCCTAAGTCTAGCTCTTTGCAAGAAAATGCTCAAATGGACTGGTGTGTGAGAGCTAGGAAGATTGCTTTGAAATCTATTGAATCCAGAGGATTGACTGCGAAGATGGAGAGTATGGTTACCGGtgaaaagaagaaaaagaaaaagaaaaagaagaagataaaCCAACCCAAGAATGACAGCGTAAACCTAGTGAGTGACGAGCAAGAGGATCTTGATTTTGGTATCGATGATACAGATTTTGATGTGGATTCTTTGGATAAAGCTAGCCACCTTAGGAGAACGGTGAGTAAAATTTCTGATGGAATGTTTGAAGAAAGAAAGGCAAAAAACATGGAGACATTTGTTCAAAGGCTGTCTCAATTTTCAGGGCCTTCTGACCGTAGGAAAGAAATTAACTTGAATAAAGTCATCGTGGAGGCGCAGACTGCTGCGGAAGTTTTGGAGGCTACGGCTGAAGTCATCGCAGCCGTTGCGAAAGGGCTCAGCCCTTCACCTCTTTCGCCATTGAATATTGCCACAGCGTTGCATAGGATAGCCAAAAATATGGAGAAAGTTTCAATGATGAGGACTCGTAGATTGGCATTTGCTCGGCAAAAGGAGATGTGTATGCTTGTTGGGATGGCAATGGCTGCCTTGCCAGACTGCTCGGCGCAGGGAATTTCGAATATAGCGTATGCCTTGTCCAAGATTGGAGGCGAGCTTCTTTATTTGTCTGAAATGGACAGGGTCGCAGAGGTGGCATTGACTAAGGTTGCTGAATTTAATTCGCAAAATATAGCGAACCTAGCAGGGGCTTTTGCTTCTATGCAGCATTCTGCACCGAAACTCTTTCCAGAATTATCAAGTAGAGCCTCACATATCATCCACACTTTCAAGCCGCAAGAAATTGCTCAAGTATTGTGGGCTTTTTCTTCTCTCAGTGAAGCTGCAGACCCTTTACTGGACTCTCTTGATGATGTGTTTAAGGATGTCAAACAGCTTAAGTGCAGCTTGGTGCATGAAACATCTTATTTTGATGAAGATAGAGCACGTAGCATTGATAATGTCGTATCTGACGAATTTGCAGTGCCTGAAACACTTACATTTCTTAGAGATCAGCTAGGTAATATGTCTTGGTCATATGCAGTTCTTGGACAAATGAACCGTGTTTTCTTTTCCCATATCTGGAGAGCTATGAGCCATTTTGAGGAGAAACAAATTTCTGAGCAGCTTCGAGAAGatatcgtgtttgcttctcaggTTCGTCTGGTGAATCAGTGCTTAAAACTGGAGTATCCTCAGTTATCTCTTCCAGAGGAGGTTGAGGAGAAACTCCATCGCGCTGGAAAAACAAAGAGGTTTAATGAGAAGGTGACCTCTTCATTTCAAAAGGAGGTGGCCCGTCTTCTTGTTAGTACAGGCCTAGATTGGATCAAAGAATATGAAGTGAATGGCTACACTTTGGATGCAGCCTTGGTTGATAAGAAAGTTGCTCTGGAAATTGATGGGCCAACTCATTTCTCAAGAAATTCTG GGATCCCTCTAGGACATACAATGTTAAAACAACGCATTGTTACTGCAGCTGGGTGGAAGCTTATCTCTGTGCCTCATCAAGAA TGGGAAGAACTTCAAGGCGAGTATGAGCAGCTGGAGTATCTCCGGCAGATACTTGGCGGTTATGCATACAGGGAAAAGATCGACGTTATAGCATAG
- the LOC142523306 gene encoding kunitz trypsin inhibitor 5-like, giving the protein MNSLISYIILLILIHGNHYMVSTEGAEELPASVVDLAGNKLREGILYYILPLIRGRGGGVTLSSTRNKTCPLSVVQAPFELQNGLPLTFSPVKSEKGGFIRESTDLNIKFSAASICVQSTVWKLDQYDESSKQYFITTGGVEGNPGPGTTSNWFKIEKYQSDYKLVFCPTVCNFCKVICRDVGIFFEDGKRRLALSDVPFVVMFKKV; this is encoded by the coding sequence ATGAATAGTTTAATCTCCTACATCATTCTCTTAATCTTGATTCACGGTAATCATTACATGGTCAGCACAGAAGGAGCTGAAGAATTACCAGCTTCGGTGGTGGACCTGGCCGGAAACAAACTCCGCGAAGGCATCCTCTACTACATCCTGCCGCTCATCCGAGGAAGAGGCGGCGGCGTCACTCTATCCAGCACTCGAAACAAGACCTGCCCGCTCTCCGTCGTCCAGGCGCCGTTCGAACTCCAGAACGGGCTCCCACTGACCTTCAGCCCCGTCAAATCCGAAAAGGGAGGCTTCATCCGCGAATCTACGGACTTAAACATCAAGTTCTCTGCTGCATCCATATGCGTACAATCGACTGTGTGGAAGCTGGATCAGTACGACGAATCATCCAAGCAATATTTCATCACCACCGGCGGAGTTGAAGGGAACCCGGGGCCGGGAACGACCAGCAACTGGTTCAAGATCGAGAAGTATCAGAGTGATTACAAGCTTGTGTTCTGCCCCACGGTGTGCAATTTCTGTAAAGTGATATGCAGAGATGTGgggattttctttgaagatggGAAGAGGCGTTTGGCTCTGAGCGACGTCCCTTTTGTTGTCATGTTCAAGAAAGTTTAA